In the Nicotiana tabacum cultivar K326 chromosome 16, ASM71507v2, whole genome shotgun sequence genome, one interval contains:
- the LOC107777878 gene encoding glycine--tRNA ligase, mitochondrial 1, which produces MRIVRALTTCALSLRHRVISTHLLRTRSFLKPYTGAPVTMAAASEDSLRQALAQKQSSIEFQGNAVRQLKSSGASKPEIEAAVQALNALKLEKSSIESQLQTAAGGSSSASRDAFRQNVVNTLERRLFYIPSFKIYRGVAGLYDYGPPGCSVKSNVLAFWRQHFVLEENMLEVDCPCVTPEVVLKASGHVEKFTDLMVKDEKTGTCYRADHLLKDYCKEKLEKDFSLSSEKAAELKHILAVLDDLSAEQLGAKIKEYGITAPDTKNPLSDPYPFNLMFQTSIGPSGVSPGYMRPETAQGIFVNFKDLYYYNGNKLPFAAAQIGQAFRNEISPRQGLLRVREFTLAEIEHFVDPLDKSHPKFSDVANLEFLMFPRDEQVSGQCAKRLQLGEAVSSGIVNNETLGYFIGRVYLFLTRLGIDKERLRFRQHLANEMAHYAADCWDAEIESSYGWIECVGIADRSAYDLRAHSEKSSVALVAQEKFSEPREVEKLVITPLKKELGLAFKGNQKMVTEALEAMEEKVAMEMKADLESKGEVEFHVCTLGKNVTIKKSMVSISKEKKKEHQRVFTPSVIEPSFGIGRIIYCLYEHSFYTRPSKGGDEQLNVFRFPPLVAPIKCTVFPLVQNQQYEEVAKLISKSLTAAGISHKIDITGTSIGKRYARTDELGVPFAITVDSTSSVTVRERDSKDQVRVSTDKVASVVREVTDGVSTWADVLKMYPLHSSETAEE; this is translated from the exons ATGCGTATCGTTCGTGCTCTCACTACCTGCGCGCTTTCCCTTCGCCACCGCGTAATCTCCACTCATCTTCTCCGCACTCGTTCATTTCTAAAACCTTACACCGGAGCTCCTGTAACAATGGCCGCCGCCTCCGAAGACTCACTCCGCCAAGCTCTTGCTCAGAAGCAATCGAGCATTGAGTTCCAAGGCAACGCCGTCCGCCAATTAAAGTCGTCCGGTGCTTCCAAGCCTGAAATCGAAGCCGCCGTTCAAGCTTTAAACGCGTTGAAGCTCGAGAAATCATCCATCGAAAGCCAGCTTCAAACCGCTGCCGGGGGTTCATCGTCCGCCAGCAGAGATGCGTTCCGTCAGAACGTCGTTAACACTCTCGAGCGCCGTCTGTTTTATATTCCATCTTTCAAAATATATCGAGGCGTCGCTGGCCTCTATGATTATGGCCCCCCTGGCTGTTCTGTCAAGTCCAATGTACTCGCTTTCTGGCGTCAG CATTTTGTTTTGGAGGAGAACATGTTGGAAGTTGACTGCCCATGTGTGACCCCTGAGGTTGTCCTTAAGGCATCTGGTCACGTTGAGAAGTTCACCGATCTTATGGTTAAGGACGAGAAGACAGGAACATGTTATCGAGCTGATCATTTGCTCAAGGATTATTGTAAAGAAAAACTTGAGAAGGACTTCAGCCTTTCTTCGGAAAAGGCCGCAGAGTTGAAGCACATTCTTGCTGTCTTGGATGATCTCTCTGCTGAGCAGCTTGGTGCCAAGATAAAGGAGTATGGTATAACTGCACCAGATACAAAGAATCCACTTTCTGATCCTTATCCATTCAATCTAATGTTTCAGACATCCATTGGTCCATCTGGCGTGAGCCCAGG GTATATGCGTCCTGAAACAGCACAGGGCATATTTGTAAATTTCAAAGATCTATACTATTATAATGGAAATAAGCTTCCCTTTGCTGCTGCGCAAATTGGCCAGGCTTTTCGAAATGAG ATATCTCCCCGACAAGGTCTTCTCAGAGTCCGTGAGTTCACTCTGGCAGAAATTGAACATTTTGTTGATCCCCTGGACAAATCTCATCCAAAATTTTCCGATGTTGCAAATTTGGAGTTTCTAATGTTTCCTAGGGATGAACAAGTGTCTGGGCAATGTGCAAAGAGACTTCAGCTTGGTGAAGCTGTTTCTAGT GGAATTGTCAATAATGAAACACTCGGGTACTTTATTGGGAGAGTTTATCTTTTCCTAACACGACTTGGAATAGACAAAGAACGTCTGCGTTTCCGTCAGCATCTTGCAAATGAGATGGCTCACTATGCTGCAGATTGTTGGGATGCTGAAATTGAGAGTTCTTACGGTTGGATTGAATGTGTTGGGATTGCTGATAGATCTGCATATGATTTGCGTGCCCATTCG GAAAAAAGTTCTGTTGCTCTTGTGGCTCAGGAGAAATTCTCAGAACCAAGAGAAGTAGAG AAACTGGTCATAACACCTCTTAAGAAGGAGCTTGGACTTGCATTTAAGGGCAACCAAAAGATGGTGACTGAAGCCTTGGAG GCAATGGAAGAAAAGGTGGCTATGGAGATGAAGGCTGATCTGGAATCCAAGGGGGAGGTGGAGTTCCATGTATGTACTCTTGGGAAGAATGTCACCATTAAGAAAAGCATGGTCTCTATTTccaaggaaaaaaagaaagagcaCCAAAGGGTGTTTACACCTTCAGTGATTGAGCCCTCATTTGGAATTGGCCGGATAATATATTGTCTTTATGAGCATTCATTCTACACAAGGCCAAGTAAAGGTGGAGATGAGCAGCTAAATGTGTTCCGCTTCCCACCACTAGTGGCTCCCATCAAATGCACTGTTTTTCCACTGGTTCAGAATCAACAATATGAAGAAGTTGCCAAGTTAATCTCAAAGTCTTTGACTGCTGCTGGAATCTCACATAAGATTGATATAACAG GTACTTCTATAGGGAAAAGGTATGCAAGAACAGATGAACTCGGTGTTCCCTTTGCCATCACTGTTGATTCGACGTCATCAGTTACAGTGCGAGAGAGGGATAGCAAAGATCAGGTCCGGGTGAGCACGGATAAGGTCGCATCAGTTGTGAGGGAAGTGACTGATGGAGTGAGCACATGGGCAGATGTGTTGAAGATGTATCCTCTACATTCTTCAGAAACTGCAGAAGAGTGA